Below is a genomic region from Henckelia pumila isolate YLH828 chromosome 3, ASM3356847v2, whole genome shotgun sequence.
GGTGATGGGCGGCGGAAAGGATTGAGTCCAAAGTGGACTCGTGGACCTGTACGAATTAGAGAACTGGTGCTGGAGCTGGATCTAGTGGCTTCAGCATAAGAGGTGCTAGAGCTGGATCTAGTGACTTCAATAGAAGGGGTGTGCTGGACTAGGGGAGACTCCACATCATTCTCGAGACGGTGCTGACTACATATAACAGTCTGACCCTGACTCCACAGCTCTAGTACCCGAGTGGTGACAACATCTGGTGCAGAATCAACAAATATACCGGTCGTATAATACGATGACACGAGCTCCTCAGGAGTAGGAGTCAAACATCCAACACAATCCTATGTTAATTTAATCtcgtatcaaataaattaaaaatttattacaaGAGTTATTATATCAAATTAATTCATATTACTTACATGTATATCACAGGCACCAAAGGCTGCACAAACATCAACATCAGACGGGGCACGGTTTGAGGATCACGTGTTAGTTATCCACTGAAACATCCTGGGCAATATCAAACTGTCCACCACATCTCTTCTCTTGGCAAACTTTTCTCCCACACTAGGATAATATTCATAAGCAAGTATCTGTAACATAAATTTCAAGCAATGTTATTATTAGAAATAAAGAAAACAAAGtcactttaaaatttaaaataaaaaaaatgatataccTGCAGAGGAAGCACAAAACCACTGAGAAAAAAACTGTCATCAACTTCTTTACAACCATGTGTCTCGCTAAGGGAAGTATATTTCCCTGAAAGGTCCTTTTTCAAAGATTTGACGGCATCCCGATAGGCTATTCTACCCCAAGGATAACTATTAAATCTATCCAAAtcttctataagccttaaccaTCTGAGATCAATCTTCATGCTCTTTTTCCTACTTCCCCCTCCATCGAGCACagcacaataaaaataaagactAGCTATCTTCAACTTTTCCACATCCATTCCCTCGGTCTCATTCTGCCCTACGGCTTTGATCTTTGCCTCCAAATCACTGAGAAAAATCTGAGACTTACCAACAAAATATCTGGATGCAAAGACATCTTCCTCTGGTAAATCTATCGGCTCTATACCGCAATCGAGACCGGTTATTAAACAATACTCTAACATAGAAAATCTTACCGGCCTCTTGCGCACAACCATCCAAAAATCATCACTGTTATTATCAAATATCTGCCTACTCATTAGATACCAAATAATTTGACCGGAAACATTAAAATCTCGGTAATACTTAACGAGATTACCAAATGGAGAGTGCTCAAAAAAGGTCGCTCTCTCATTGTTGTTTAGATAGTTATGAATCTTCTCCGACGTCTCTTTATACCTCGACTCCATAGTCAATTTGACACGAAAAATTACATCCTTACCTAATTTTGTTGGCAAATGCACctgcaaaattcaaaaatatatgctttagaataattaaaaaaacaaatattagATGAGTAGACCTAGAAAGCAATAAGCACTTGGGTCAGACCCAAGCTTGGGTCTGCCAAGCAAAGCACACGGTCTGCCAAACACTTGGCAGACCCAAGCTTGGGTCTGACCACTTTGGCCAGACCCAAACTTGTGCTTGGCAGACCCGCATTGCTTGGCAGACCCAAGCTTGGGTCTGCCAAGCACAACGCTTGGCAGAGCTTGGGTTTGCCAAGCTCAACGCTTGGCAGACCCAAAGCTTGGGTCTGCCAAGCACAAGGGATCTGGTTCGACCCAGAGCTCTGGGTTTACCCAAAGctctgggtcgacccaagcttgGGTTGACCCTTAGCTTGGGTCGTCCCAGGCATGAGGCGTTTTATCGAGACCCACGCTTGGGTCGACCAAGGGTTCACGTTTGATTAAATCCACAGACGATGAGTTTTGAAAAATACATTTAGGAAGAAACGTTACCACTGTGTTGTCAGCAATTTGTCTCGCTTGTTGCCAAGATTTGTCTCGCTTTGAGAAGATGAAGAGTGCGtagaatttttgagtttaatgGAAGATTTTGTTTGATAAAGAAAGAGATTGAGAAatagaaaataatttgaatGAAAAAGAAAGAGATGAAGAAGAAAGAGAGGAGAGATAATCACGTCGCCCGTTTAAGAAGAGATTTATTATTGATTTAgaattataataataacataGAAGGATATATAAGTAATTTTAAACATGAatccttttttttaaataagttaGAAATGAATCTCTTCTCCCTAAATTTCCCGAATCTGTCGTCTTCTTCCCCAAATTTCTGACACTTTTGttctcaaaatccaaaaatagatcaataaaaaaaaagagtCGATCAAAAGACTCAAGAATTACCCAAGAACAACAGCTCTTGAATCACGTAAAAAATTGTTGCtcttaaaagaaaaaaactgCGCAATCGACCCAAGAACAACTCTTGGATAAGAACTGTTTTTGGGTTGACCACCTCTTGGTCGACCCAAGAGCTTCTTGGGTTTGCTCTTAGTtgttgaaataaattggatgaaATCTGTAGCGCAGGATTTTTGGGTAAACCATGGTCTACCCAAAAAAATATTGGGTCTGCCATGGTCTACCCAGCTAGGTAAACCATGGCAGACCCATAACTCTTCATAATTCCAACTGGGTAGACCATGTTAGACCATGACAACCCAAAACTCTCCACAATTCGCCATGGTCTAACATGGTTTACTTGGGTAAACCATGTTAGACCATGGCAGACCCAGAATTGTGAAGAGTTCTGGGTCTGCCATGTTCTAACATGGGTACCCAGAACTCTTCATAATTCTGGGTCTGCCATGGTTTAACATGGTCTACCCAACTGGGTGTTAGACCATGGCAGACCCAGAGCTCTTCACGGTTCTGGAGTAGACCATGACAGACCCAGAATTATCATGGGTAGACCATGGATATTTTTTAGTTGACAGTAGATCATGTATTGTATTTATATTCAAAAACATGtaaatataacataatcgtTAAATCATTTGattcttatattaaaatatgcatgGTCATATAACATAATTGTGAAATTGATCGATTAATATCTTACAATacgtataatcatataacataatcattaaatcagtcgacatatgttacaatatgtatatcatataacataatcgtgaaattagTATGATTGATatgttacaatatgtataatcatataacataatagtGAAATCAGTTGATTCTTATATTAAATGTATATAATCATGAAATTAGTTAATTGATatgttacaatatgtataatcatataacataatcgtgaaattagtcgattaatatgttacaaaatgtataatcatataacataatagtGAAATCAGTTGATTCTTATATTAAAATGTGTATAATCGTATAATATAATCATGAAATTAGTTGTTTGATatgttacaatatgtataatcatataacataattgtGAAATCAGACGATTAATatgttacaatatgtataatcGTATAACATAATAGTGAAATCAGTTGATTCTTATATTAAAAtgtgtataatcatataacataatcatgaaattaGCTGATTGATatgttacaatatgtataatcatataacataatcgtgaaatcagacgattaatatgttacaatatgtataatcatataacataatcgtaaAATCAATTGattcttatattaaaatatgtataatcatataaaataataGTGAAATCAGCTGATTCTTATATTAAAATGTGTATAATCTTATAAGATAATCATAAAATTAGATGATTGATatgttacaatatgtataatcatataacataatcgtgaaatcaGTCGATTAATATGTTACACCAATTAATATGTTACAACATGTATAATTATACAACATAATCGTGAAAATAACGGATATATATGTTATAAattgtggattcatatgttaaaacatatatatcCGTTATTTTCACGATTATGTTGTATGATTATACATGTTGTAACATATTAATTGTTGTAACATATTAATCGACTGGTTTCATATAAattgtggattcatatgttaaaatatatACGATTATAAAACATACTTGTCAAATTATGGATTCATGTTTTAAAAACATGTACGATTTATAGAACATATTTGTGAAATTAACGGATTCATATTGTAAAATATATACGATTATATGTTAACATGTTTGTGATATTagcggattcatatgttaaaacaagTATGAGTTTAAAACATACATGTGAAATTCGCGGATTCATACGTTAACATGTACGAATATAAAACATACTCGTGAAATTAGTGGATAAACTGTTAAAACATGTACAATTATCAATAAACATTGAACAAAATTGTGTAATTACGTACCAAAATTATGTAATTATCGGTCAAACTTATGAAattagtggattcatatgttaaaatatgTATGATTATAGAACAAACTTGTGAAATTAGTGAATCCATATGTTGCAACAtgtacgattatatgcaaacattggtcaaaattatttaattatggatCAAAATTATGTAAATACTGGTCAAACTTGTGAAATTAGCAGCGAAAAAATTATTTGACTACCTAAATTTTTTGACAAACAGACCAGTTAAAATTAGAAATAAATGCGTTACAAATAAACATGTATTATGGAATTGATAATCACCCTAGTCCATTATGTTTCGCATCCTGAATTTAATGAAACCGGATTTTTCTACACATGTATTTTCCGCGGCGTGCTTATCTTCTTTCCGCAGCGCGCCAGCAGACTGCGCAAAGAAACTTCTTGCAGCACGCACCCCACTGCGGAAACGTCAGTGGTTTGACCAATTTTGTCTGACCCACGCACTTATGTTTGGGTCCAACAAATTTTGGTCAGACCCAAACATGCACGTGTTTGGGTCTGACCAAAATTTGTCAGACCCAAACATGTGCTTGGCAGACCCAAGCTTGGGTCTTACCAAAGTGGTCAGACCCAAGCACGGGTCTTACCAACAGCTTGGGTCTGCCAAGCGCGTGCCAGACCCAAGTGCTTGGGTCGATCCATACAAGTGTTTGGGTCTGCACCGTGCTTGTTGGGTCAGTGCCAAACCCAAGTGCTTGGGTCGACCAAGCGTGGGTCAGACCTAAGTGTTTGGGTCTGCACCGTGCTTTGGAAGCTTGGATCTGACCCAGCAAGCACGAGCTTCCagtttgatttttttggtattttaaataaataatttgaaaatatatactAGATTGTTGTTCATTTTGCTAAAAAAGGTTTGAGAAGAAgaataaagttttttttttaaaagaagagaagagaaaGAAAATGAGAAAATGAGAGGAGCGTTTGAGAGAGGATAGTCGCGATAAGAGTGATGATAAAGATTTAAggttaattaatgttttaaaatatataatgatataGATATGTATTTAAACGCAAGAACAATATTGTAAATTGAGATTGAATCCTTTTTCTTCAATAAAACAGACACCCAAGCCAAATTCATTCCTCAAAAGCAAGCCATGTTCGAGCGAGATGGGCTTCGGAACATTGGGAGATTTTCGTGCTCTTCCCCCTAAACATAGATTTCCATCACAAGGTAGTAATCCATTTCTCTCTGCGATTATGAACACTTTGGATACACAGCAGATTACATGTCATTTAGGTGTTATGGTGTTGTTTTCGGGTAAATTTGAGAACTTGAATGGGTTAGGGCAGAAGTATTAATATCGCTGGAACTTTCTGTCCTGATTTTTGCAGGAATGTATGTTAGCTATGGGTCATTTGGAAACTTTAGCTACCAAACACATTTACAACTTTACCTGTCGGATTAATTGAAATAGAGCTGTAGATTTTATTTACTAGACTTACGCAGCTATGTTCTATTTTCTTAGCATATTTTTGGATTTCCACTGGTTTGGCTCTGCTTAATTTGGGATGATAAGGTTGAGAACTCATTgtgttcattttttaaaatgaaattatCCAGGCACAGATCGAGCAAGAATTGTTTGTTTCGATTTGGATACACAGCAGATAACATGTGTTGAATTTGGTGTTCTTGAAAATCAATCCAAAAAAGTTGGCACTTGGAATGTTAGAAGGATTTGAGGAGAGCGATGTGAAATGATTGATGGATGATATATTTGATTACTTTGTTTATTATGGTGATCAATTCGAGACTATCATTTATAGCACGTAGTCATCATCGAAATGTACTAGAAACTTGAAAACATACAagtgggattttttttttttttttttttttttttataaaatatcttACAATTTTAGAGGTTGGCAGGAATATGAAAGAAATAAGAAATTTTCCATTGAGATGAGGAGATGCTAACCTGATACAAATGGCAGCTGCTGCCTCCTGGTGAATTTCTCCACCGGCGGAAATAATAGGATTGAAAGTATTGCGGCACAGCCATCGCAACCACCCAACCTACACCGCCTTTGATGAAATTAGAGAAATGACCTTGACATACCTCTCGTTTCCTTCTCTGTACCTTTCTCCCACTCACAGATTCACTCGAACCGAAGTCTCCTCACAACACTCGTGGCCACCTGTAGCAATTCGACCCATCACCATCCAAATGTGCAATGTTTCAACCCGACCCAAAAGGACCCGCAAGAAAAATGTATCTCCGTCttcagaagaaaaagagttggTTCTCTCAATAATGAAGAATTTCACTGATAAGCAGCCGTTGATGAATACTCTGAATAAGTACGTTAGGTTTGTGAGAACGGAGCACTGTTTCTTGCTGTTTGAAGAGCTTGGGAACAATGACAAGTGGCTTCAATGTTTAGAGGTTTACATCCCCAGAAACTTATGTCATATTGCTTTCTAATTACAAATGAtgaagttttgattttgatcatctGGTTACTGGTTGATGTCTGTTACTGTAGTTTTTCCGGGTGTTTTCATTtatttcattgatgacatttaTCTAATTTTGTGAAAATATGTGCATACAGCATACATATTGCAAATGCAAATCCATGTTTGTCTCTCTGCCTACTTTCATTTGCGAAATTTATGAAAAGTGTTGATTGTTGTTGGGTTTCCCATCAATGAACGTTGTATGAGTATTAGGTTGGTTTTCCGTTTGAGTTAAACGAATATCTTGGCTCCCTTGTAATTAAAGCCTCATTTACATATTTCAGGTGTTCAGGTGGATGCAAAAGCAGAGGTGGTACATAGCAGACAATGGAGTTTATTCGAAGTTAATATCAGTAATGGGAAAGAAAGGGCAAACTCGAATGGCTATGTGGCTTTTCTCTGAGATGCGCAGTAGTGGTTGTAAGCCTGATTCATCTGTATATAATTCCCTCATCACAGCCCACCTGCACTCTCGTGACAAATCCAAGGCTTTGGCTAAGGCTCTTATGTATTTCGACAAAATGAAAGGGATGGAGAGGTGTAAGCCTACTGTCGTCACCTACAACATTCTTTTGAGAGCTTTTGCTCAGGCGAGAAACATTGATCAAGTTAATGCTCTGTTCAAAGATCTGTCAGAAAGTATTGTGACTCCCGATATTTTCACATTTAATGGTGTGATGGATGCCTATGGAAAGAACGGAATGATTAGGGAGATGGAGTTGGTGCTATCTAGAATGAAAAGCAATCAGATAAAACCGGATATCATCACGTTTAACTTGTTGATTGATTCGTATGGGAGAAAGCAAGAATTCGACAAGATGGAACAAGTTTTTAAGAGCTTAATGCATTCCAAAGAGAAACCAACGCTCTCTACATTCAATTCCATGATCACAAATTATGGTAAAGCAAGACTTAGGGAAAAAGCCGAGTTTGTCCTTCAAAAAATGAATGACATGGGATACAAACCAATCTTCATTACATATGAGTGCCTTATAATGATGTACGGTTGCTGTGATTCTGTCTCAAGGGCAAGAGAAATTTTTGACCAGATGGCGGAGGTGGTCAAAGAGAAAAAGGTATCCACTCTAAACGCGATGCTCGAAGTCTACTGTAGGAACGCACTGCCAATCGAGGCAGATGTGCTTTTTGAAAGCATGTGTAAAACTAAGAAGTTCCCAGTTGATTCATCTACTTACAAACTTCTTTACAAGGCTTACTCTAAAGCTGATATGAAGGATCTTGTACAGAAATTGCTTGCTTATATGGATAAAGATGGTATTATACCAAATAAGCGGTTCTTTCTTGATGCTTTAGGGGCCGTTG
It encodes:
- the LOC140887458 gene encoding pentatricopeptide repeat-containing protein At4g39620, chloroplastic is translated as MTLTYLSFPSLYLSPTHRFTRTEVSSQHSWPPVAIRPITIQMCNVSTRPKRTRKKNVSPSSEEKELVLSIMKNFTDKQPLMNTLNKYVRFVRTEHCFLLFEELGNNDKWLQCLEVFRWMQKQRWYIADNGVYSKLISVMGKKGQTRMAMWLFSEMRSSGCKPDSSVYNSLITAHLHSRDKSKALAKALMYFDKMKGMERCKPTVVTYNILLRAFAQARNIDQVNALFKDLSESIVTPDIFTFNGVMDAYGKNGMIREMELVLSRMKSNQIKPDIITFNLLIDSYGRKQEFDKMEQVFKSLMHSKEKPTLSTFNSMITNYGKARLREKAEFVLQKMNDMGYKPIFITYECLIMMYGCCDSVSRAREIFDQMAEVVKEKKVSTLNAMLEVYCRNALPIEADVLFESMCKTKKFPVDSSTYKLLYKAYSKADMKDLVQKLLAYMDKDGIIPNKRFFLDALGAVGSSSGSQKSAKIADGPRRRAVIPNPELDEIIGQNDERVLFSDINVEFDVHF